atcctatttacccccttaactccataaaagttatatttcttatccatttatagtgcaaaattaataggagttattcaaatgagtttgaatttttttttttttaatatcaacttttttagttgttttaatttgaaaaaagaagaaatgaataaaagattatatgtagggataaagtaccaaaataggtctatgaaTTTTGGAGaattatcaatttaggttccacgtacaaaataacaccaatatatgtttaacgtttaaaaaaaggcatcaatttaggcatcgataacggaatgtaaggggtgagaaataccacttttgtgGAGTTAAAGAGGTAAATAGGACTTTCTATGAGTTTGTGGGGGTAAAtagacaagttgagggggtgagaaataccacttttatagagttaatggAGTAAACaagacattcgatgagttggaggtaaaatgaccaatttggacaagttaagggggctgagGGAGTATTAgacctttttcaaaattagctttttagaCTCAATAAGCTTTTTAAAATCACTTTTCAAATCTCCCCTACCCGACTTAGGACCTGTTTGGTTTAcatgctgtttgttgttgttgtttattgtTTGCACGGTTTGCTGTTGATGTTGAAAAAGCAGGGATTCCCTGCTTAAAAAACTagttttcatatatgaaaagacaaacaacaactcctaaccaaacacataAAGCTCTCATTTTCAatatgaaaaggcaaacatgaggtaGAAATGGAATAAACAAACATTCCCTTAGGTAGAGGGCCCGAGTAGTACAACTGCTTCTCTACAAAATTCGTACTTGTCTGTAGGTAAGGACTTGAGTGTAATTGCTTATACTCCAACACATTAAGTATCCAGTGATATCACACATCAATATGCTTTGACCTCGAGTGAAAACATGGATTCTTGCTTAAGTAGATCGCACTCAGACTAGCAGAAAGCAAAATATTTATGCTACTCTTGCCATAATTCTGGTAGGAATCGCTTCATGGATTTATTTGCATGCTTCAATAGCTACAATAAACTCTCTCTCTATAATTGATAGAGTAACATATTTTTGTAACTTTGATTGCCATGAAAGTGCTCCCCTGAAAACGTAATCAAGTATCCTAAAGTAGATTTTTGGAATCAAGATCTCTTTCTACGTCCGCATCTTTGTAGCTAATCAATTACTTAGAAAGTATAGCTACAagcatatatgaaaataaaataaaataaagggataaggtgcaaaaatacctctggCGTTTACagttaggagtaattttacctctaacatctaaaatggtgcaattttatccctaactgtaaaattgtaccattaaaattgcaccattttttgTTAATCAACCCTTGTTATATAAATCCAATTAAAATATGTCTTATATTTatcttaaaataataatataaaattaattaatatagaaaaacatcgtatatttctaatatatattcttaaaaatatataatcatcaatatttcaacaataatatcattaaaacaactcaaacaaataaaatataatattcataaattgtataattcatcaaaaattataaaacaatgTCTTTAAAATCTTAAATCATATCATGAAAACAAGTAGAAAacacaattaaatcaaaatatcCGAAAATAATGAACACAATTCATAAATAATCATAtgacaatattaaaaaatgaattatactaaagcaaaaaaaagttaataataaaaagatttTGTTCATCGTCGTCTAGGCGGTCTAACCGGCCAGACGATTAAAAATCACTAAAGAGCAAAAAAAAGAGTCAAACTAATCAGAGAAAATCAAGACGGATTCTCTATTACGAGAACATAAATAATCCCAACGGCTTTGTTTTGAACAACGGTTATCAACTACTGTTTTTAACCCTCTGTCGAACACTATTTTATCAGTTTAGATCTAATGATGACTGACTAAATTCACTTGTTCAGTTACTGATCAACCAACCAATAATAATACATATTATCAAGTACTTAAAATAGTTTTTttctgaaaataataataatcaaacaACCTCATGTGTTATACAAAAGTGGCATTTGGTTACGGAAAGAGATACCGCAGTTATTTATCGCTGGACTCAGATTCGTATTCAAACTTTCCTTTCTTTAAAAAAGTGGTCCACCTTTtttgcaaaaaataaaataaaaaaattagtccacTTTTGACTATACGACAAGTATCTACAAATCAAGTACAGCCACGTAGGAAACTTCAATATACTACAATGAACCTTCATGCATATTAACAATGCTCTTCCTATTTTATAATCAGCAGCTAGCAGCCTCCACACTAAAAAAATCCTGTCCACGTTCATTGAACCACAAAATCCAATTTGGGCTTGTCAAGTGCTTCACACAAGCCCACTCGCTTTCCTCCACGCGCCTCCTTCACCCACCTCACCTTCAGCTGTACCCGTGGAAGAATCTGACGGCGCGTGGCTTTAGCCGCGTGTAAATAAATGGTACGCGTGTCAGTCACGTGACCCGGCGCAATTTAGCATAGAAGCATTAGCAGATAAATAAATACCCAAAAACAGAGTTCGTTTTCAGTGTCTCTCTTCTTTATCATATCGAATATctgctcttcttcttctctaccTCACAGTGTTGCTCGCAAACCCTAGGTTCTTGTTGTCTTGGGGTTTTTCAGAGAACATGACGACGTCGTCGTTTCGAGCTACGGACGCTGCGGTGTTGAAAGAAACTAAGATCCAATTGCGCAGCTTTACTGGTTTGAGGTCTTCGAATTCGCTTGCTTTAACCAGGCATGTTAATGTGTTTTCTGCTCCTTCTTCTTCCAGACCTTCGCTTATACGAGCTGTTTCCACGGTGAGATTTTCTCCATTTCTGTTTGTGTCAGATTTCTGTGCATTTTGTTTAGTGTTTAGTGGGCGGAACGACATGTGTCCTCTTAGTCTGCTTCCATTGATATTGTATTTGATGCTGTCTTTCTGTTTGAATGGAAATGGTGTTATTTAATCAATGAGAAATCTCAGTTTCATTAGCAATCAAATGAACTACACTGCGACTGTTAATTCCTTGATTGATCGATTGATTCATAGTTGGTAGTAGTGAAATTTTAGTGTGGAGGGAGTTGGTTTGCTACTGTTTCGAATCTCGCGCACTGGTTTTAAATATGTTGGACCGATTCATTATAGAGTAATTGTTTTTGCTTTTGGGATCCGGGTAATGGAGTACATTCTTGGGTAGGAAGAATGCTGTCCTACACTTCTGAAGTCTTTTTTTTTGGCGGTGATGGAAATCTTTTGGCTACATTTCATTTGACAGTGTGTAAATTTTGTTGGCAGCCAGTGAAGCCTGAGACGGAGATTAAGCGGAGTAAGGTTGAAATAATCAAAGAACACAGCAACTTCATCAGGTACCCGCTCAATGAGGAGTTGCTGACAGAGGCCCCAAACATCAACGAGTCTGCTATCCAATTGATCAAGTTCCACGGGAGCTATCAGCAGTATAACAGAGATGAAAGAGGCGGAAAATCCTATTCATTTATGCTTCGTACTAAGAACCCTTGTGGATATGTCTCAAACAAATTGTACTTGACCATGGATGATCTTGCTGATGAATTTGGAATTAAAACACTCCGTTTGACAACCAGGCAAACATTTCAGCTCCATGGTGTTTTAAAGAAGGACCTTAAGACTGTTATGAGTAGGATCATTCATAGCATGGGTTCAACTCTTGGTGCATGTGGTGATCTCAATAGGAATGTTTTGGCTCCTGCTGCTCCTTTTGCGAGAAAAGATTATCAGTTTGCGCAGAAAACTGCTGAGGATATTGCTGCATTGCTAACTCCCCAATCCGGTTTCTACTATGATATGTGGGTGGATGGGGAGAAATTCATGTCAGCAGAACCTCCTGAGGTAGTGAAGGCTCGGAATGATAATTCTCATGGAACAAATTTCCCCGACTCAGCAGAGCCCATTTATGGAACCCAATTCTTGCCTAGGAAATTTAAAATTGCAGTCACTGTGCCAACAGATAACTCTGTGGATATTCTCACAAATGATATTGGTGTTGCTGTGGTTACTGATGCTGATGGAGAGCCTCAAGGTTTCAACTTATATGTAAGATCAACCTATCGCTTAACCGTAATCACCTTTTCACATGTGCATTAAATTATCAGTTTCTTATAATTTCTACTTCAGGTTGGTGGTGGCATGGGAAGAACACATAGACAGGAGAGCACCTTTCCTCGTTTGGCTGAACCATTGGGTTATGTACCAAAAGAAGACATTTTATATGCAGTGAAAGCTATTGTTGTTACACAGAGAGAAAATGGGAGGAGAGATGATCGCAAGTATAGTAGAATGAAATACTTGATCAGCTCGTGGGGGATTGAGAAGTTTAGAAGTGTTGTTGAGCAATATTATGGAAGGAAATTTGAGCCTTGCCGTGAGTTACCTGAGTGGGAATTCAAAAGTTATTTGGGTTGGCACGAGCAGGTTGGTTTAACATTCCAacaaatgatatatttttttctctgATTCATTGCTGTCCAATAGGCCCCAATTTCTTGGGGCATAGACATTAAGTTTCATCCTTTCATCCGCTGCCCTGTTTTTTCCTTTCATCCGCTGCCCTGTTTTTTCCTGCCTCTTTATCCCTTCTTTTAGTATTTGAGTAATAATTATATGGAATATTGGCAGGGTGATGGTGGTTTGTTCTGTGGGCTTCATGTTGAGAGCGGTCGAATTGgaggaaaaatgaagaaaacacTGAGGGAAGTAATAGAGAAGTACAATATAGATGTGCGTCTCACACCAAATCAGAACATTATCTTGTGTGGTATTCGCAAAGCATGGAAGCGCCCCATAACCGCAGCTCTTGCACAGGCTGGATTGCTGGTAAATCTCGTATCTATATTTTGCCTCAACATTTGTCTTCAAAGTGTCATAATCTGCAAAGTGTTAGAATAGTTGATGAGATGATCTATATTGTTGAACTTCTCATTGAGTGTTGGAAACAGGGTCATTAGAAAATTGGTTTATGAAAATCTATTAGCTGaagttttttctttcaaaagtATAACTTCTGAAACAACTTGTGACTTTCATATTTATCTGAATCTCCTTGTTGTTGCATTGTGTTGCCCTATTTTTCTTGAAGATGGTTGTTTCTTcgagagggcgagccttggcgcaacggtaaaacgttgttgtcgtgtgaccagaggtcacgggttcgagtcttaggagcggcctcttgccaattaaattggcaagggaaggcttgcccccaatacacccttgtggtgggacccctccccggaccctcactcagcggggacgcgtaatgcgaccgggccgccctttttttttttttatggttgtTTCTTCGGAACTTTGGATGGAATTGTAGGAATTAGCTGTTCGTATTTAGGCATTGGATTCTTCTTTTGTTGATCATATTCTCTTACTGAACTTCTGATTTGATGTTCTTGATAGTTATTGTAGCATTTATTTGGTCAAGTTCATTTTTGTTTTGTCCTTCCATTTTGTATTCTTTCTTCGTGTTTTTGTTTCCcctatattttttagttttgagaTTGATTAGCATCGTGTATGAACAGCAACCCAAGTATGTAGACCCCCTCAATTTAACAGCAATGGCATGTCCAGCTTTACCACTTTGCCCATTAGCAATAACTGAAGCTGAGCGGGGAATACCTGACCTCATCAAGCGGGTTAGAGCTGTATTTGAGAAGGTAATAACTTTTCAAAAGATTGTGTATCCACGATTAATTTGATAGATATACTAGGTGAGGAGGATTTCAGACAAATTGGGACCTTGACTGTTATCAACTGAATTCAACTTGTGGTTTCAGGTTGGTCTGAAGTACAGCGAATCCGTGGTAATAAGGGTCACAGGCTGTCCCAATGGTTGTGCCAGACCATACATGGCTGAACTTGGATTTGTCGGTGATGGTCCCAATAGCTATCAGGTATAGGAAGGACAACTTATCTTCTTTCCTCTTTTCTCTTTAATATACATGTTATAGAAAGAAGTATGATGCAGTTTTCATTTTCTAAAACAGATTTGGCTTGGGGGAACACCCAATCAAACTGCATTGGCAAGTACCTTCATGAATAAGGTTAAGATTCATGACCTTGAAAAAGTTCTTGAACCCCTGTTTTATCATTGGAAAAGAAAACGAGAATCAAAAGAATCATTCGGCAGCTTCTCAACACGCATGGTGAGCTTAGAAATTGCTATATTATGTAATCACACAGTTCTTTTTGTCTATATTTGTTAAAATACATTCATGGCCCCTAAACATTAATGATCCCTAAGCTTCATTTCTTAACATAAAAATCCTTGAACTTTTCATCGAGTAACATTAAGGTCCAAAGCAAAAAAAGATCTGTGAAAAAAGAAGCTAACAAAATATGCGGACACTTGTGACTTTGTTATTGACTTTTTTTAATCCATGTCATTAAACATTATGGTCAAATACCTATTTTATCCTCATCattttgttaagtttttaaTGGATTATGGTTGGTTTGGACTTTAATGTTAACGAAATGTAAAGTTCAAGATAAGATGAAGGTTAGGGGCCATAAGGTTTGTAGCTTTATAGTTCAGGGGCTGTGAATGTAGTTTTACTCCATATTGTTCGTGTTCCACTCTAAATTATTGTTCATGTAATTTGAAGTGTTTTCCAATTGCCTTATTTAGGGATTTGAGAAACTTCAAGAATGGGTTGACAACTGGAAAGGAGTAGTGTCTGCACCACCTAAATACAACTTGAGGCTCTTCGCTGATAAGGAAACGTATAACAAAATAGATGATCTTGCAAAGTTGCAGAACAAGACAGCTCATCAATTAGCTATTGAAGTCATTCGTAATTACGTTGCTGCCCAGGAAAACGGGAAAGGCGAATGAGGTGCAAGATCTTGCATATGTTACTCTATCCTCTGACAAACAGAGATGGCTAAGGTGAATAAGGACTTTATCCCTCTACACAGTTACTGCTCGGTAACAGCTACGTATCAGCCTGTGTCTGTCAATAGGTCACGATGATACATATTGTATTGCAGTTTTGCCTTCGAATTTACTCAAGAACAGATGTGTTCAAATTCCATTTGTGTTAAAATATTTTCTGGttatttctcctaaaataaaatacatttcAGTATTTCTTTCAGCTTGAACAATCTTGGCAGCAAGTGACAATTCTTATGTTAATCGGATGCAGAAGCTTCCTCGGAAATCTCTCATGAGCAGCAGCCTCAGTGACCGTTCATAGTTTTCGTTTGAAAATGTAGGAAAACCAGTTTGAGTTGTATTGAAACGTTGGGTTTTTGCTAACTGTTCCCACTAGTGTATTTTTGCTTGAGTTTGATAGAAAATAATGTTTCTGATCCTTTCATACTACATTTATGGTGTTGCAACCATGTATGAAGAACAATTTTTCAGTATCAAAGGATGTATCTATTGGCAATTTTTCTGTTATAGTGCCTGGACGAGTTTATGAAGAATTCATTTTTATTGGGTAAAGGAGAAAGAACCGAGTATGattgtcaattatttttataattcatGGCTGTTTAAAATTTCTGGACATGTTAGCTGTAAAAGTGAACCTTTGGTGCAGGAAATAATATACAGGAGGATGTTCTTGTGAACTTTGGGATTAGAATCTTAAGCTAGAGGTGTCAATTATTAATTATGTTGGTGTTACTTCCGGATTAGTGTCAAAATGAGTCGATTCTTACTTAATTCAAAATCATGTTAATCTAATCGGGTTAGCGTTTAACATCTAATCGGGTTAGCGTTGATTTCATATTGTAGGTTACATGTAGTATGTAAGTATATTAatagtaattgataaaaaaatataaaagacattgtactatttttaaatattttatgttatttttggatTAATATATTAACATCAAACTCTAAAAGTCCGCTAATATCATGTTGATGGGTTATATGATGTGGTTATAATAAATATAGTTGTGTTTGAAagtaataattgtaattttattatcttcatTAATAAAAGTGAATTTACTCGTGTCATATTCAGGTTAGCATGTGAATTTTAACACAATCTAAAAATTTACGTGTTAATCCGAAAATGAAACATTGATTATGTGTTGATCGTGTAAGTGCGTCGTGTCTATTTTTAATAGATAAAGCTTAAAAATCTAGACCAAATTTGCAAGTTCTTAcatttttttacataaaaatgaCATTTACCACTTGAACTTTATTTATAAGTAATCTAACTATGCTTAAAGCGATACCATTTCAAATCTACAGTATTATATCAcatcaggaattttcacatgcacgagaagtgaatttgctcattcaccgttagatatagacttatgttttgaatttccaccttaggattctaataagcctagatctaacggtgaatgagcaaattctacgtgcccattaaggtgcatgtgatcaaaactGTATACCACATACCCCGATGCAATACACCGATGTATATGTTCATTCATCTCCCATTCATCGCTCATTTGATTGTTCAGGTGTATTATTTGCATAACCAATAATCAGGCTCTGTAATAAGTTCTAGAGTAGAGTAAGAACTGAAATAAGCATAAATCTAATTTGTTTGATCCAACCTCCAAAGTAAAATTCGGAGTGACAAAACACACATTATAAATCTCTAAAAGTCCTTTGAGTCTTTGATCCTTCCCCAGAACTGAGACTTGGGAGTTGGCAAGATTTGTACTCTTCATGTTAAATTTTGTACCTTTGATTGAATTATAGAACAACGGATTTGTTTAGAGTTTTGCCCCCCTCCTCATGTATTTGAGGCTTTAAAGTTAAAGAGTCGTAGTAACAGTAATATATACAAGAAACCATACCCcaaatttatttgaaaatttggaGAGGAACATCTACTTAAAATTTGTGCATTCGTTAAAGAATAACCAGAGAATGAACAGAAGATAGAGAAAGCAGAGCAGAGAATTCCCCAATTAAAAGGAGTACAAGAAAGTTCACAACTTTTACATAATCAATCTAAATAAATACAGATCATTGAAAATGAATCTCACTTGCGACAAATGCGAGCAGTAGGCATTGTAACACAAATAGGACCATACTTCTTCTTAGCTTCTGGTGACCCTCTCTGCGGCTCATCATCAGCCATTGCAACTTTTCCAAATGAAATTGCAGCAgcagctgctgctgctgcaaaCACCAAATCCCTCCTTCCATTaacactttcttcttccttgtTCTTCATCTCCACATTCACCCTTTCTCCATTTGAGGCTTTAGCCACGATCAGACCTCTTCGTGGAGCTGTCAAGGGTTGTTTGGTAATTGTTGAACCAGCTAGGAATGAGGCTGTCATGGTCATTGATGCCATCTCTGCAATTTCAGTTTGCTTCTCTCTCTGTGATGTGTTATTTGATATCTGAATTTTTACATACCAAGTGAGAAATGATAATAGGATTGTGATTTGGAGACTATCATCCATTTCCTTATCTTCATTAATGTTTTATCCAATGGATTAGTGCCACGTGTTGCTTTATCTTGTCTGGAACCTGTGGTTCTAAACCCTTTGTCAAGGGGTGAAATGTGAATTTTATGCCTCTATTGAATTTGtcaatttgtttttcttttgccCGTATAATTTGGGAATGGATGATTAAAAAAACAGAATGATACACCTCATTTGATGTTTTGTCACTTTAATTAATTGACAGTTTGGCACCTTAGTTAATCAGAAACACTGAgggtacttttttttttttttgtaatgaaCATTCTGTATTGAAGGAAACATTTTTTTAATGGATAATTTAAGGAACATTTCAATATGCAACCATTCTAAAGAACACTGAATTTGAGCCAGATTGTTCCAATTAGTATTAGCAAGACTTGCTAATGTGTTGATTTCACAGCGGGCTTAATAATGGCCAAATTGTTACAATTAATAACAAAGCAGACTTGCTAATATGATTTCAAGATGAACCAAGCAAAAGCTAATACTAATAAACCTATATTGACCCacggttttgatcacatggaaATTCAAAACATCATgcggtttagatttaataagcctaaatctaacggtgaatgactaaattcacttggtcattaaGACCCATGTTAATATTCCTGATTGACCCGATCTTAAAAGAAATTGTGTTGGGGTGAAAGACCAGATTCTAAAAGAACTTATGTTGGGGTGAAAGACTCGATCCTAAAAGAACTTGTGTTGGGGTGAAAGACTGAACCATGAGTAGACATAAAGAATGACTGAGAGCCAAAAATAACTGAATCTACTAGATTACTACTGTGTTTTTCCAATACACACACACACGCATCCTAAAACCACGAGATTCTATATAGTATGAATTAACTTCATATTTCTACTGTGTTTTTCCGATACACACACACACGCATCCTAAAACCACGAGATTCTATATAGTATGAATTAACTTCATATTTCGattaatgtgttaaaaaatTGCATGAATTGTGT
The DNA window shown above is from Euphorbia lathyris chromosome 1, ddEupLath1.1, whole genome shotgun sequence and carries:
- the LOC136223217 gene encoding sulfite reductase [ferredoxin], chloroplastic, whose translation is MTTSSFRATDAAVLKETKIQLRSFTGLRSSNSLALTRHVNVFSAPSSSRPSLIRAVSTPVKPETEIKRSKVEIIKEHSNFIRYPLNEELLTEAPNINESAIQLIKFHGSYQQYNRDERGGKSYSFMLRTKNPCGYVSNKLYLTMDDLADEFGIKTLRLTTRQTFQLHGVLKKDLKTVMSRIIHSMGSTLGACGDLNRNVLAPAAPFARKDYQFAQKTAEDIAALLTPQSGFYYDMWVDGEKFMSAEPPEVVKARNDNSHGTNFPDSAEPIYGTQFLPRKFKIAVTVPTDNSVDILTNDIGVAVVTDADGEPQGFNLYVGGGMGRTHRQESTFPRLAEPLGYVPKEDILYAVKAIVVTQRENGRRDDRKYSRMKYLISSWGIEKFRSVVEQYYGRKFEPCRELPEWEFKSYLGWHEQGDGGLFCGLHVESGRIGGKMKKTLREVIEKYNIDVRLTPNQNIILCGIRKAWKRPITAALAQAGLLQPKYVDPLNLTAMACPALPLCPLAITEAERGIPDLIKRVRAVFEKVGLKYSESVVIRVTGCPNGCARPYMAELGFVGDGPNSYQIWLGGTPNQTALASTFMNKVKIHDLEKVLEPLFYHWKRKRESKESFGSFSTRMGFEKLQEWVDNWKGVVSAPPKYNLRLFADKETYNKIDDLAKLQNKTAHQLAIEVIRNYVAAQENGKGE
- the LOC136223242 gene encoding photosystem II 5 kDa protein, chloroplastic; the protein is MDDSLQITILLSFLTWYVKIQISNNTSQREKQTEIAEMASMTMTASFLAGSTITKQPLTAPRRGLIVAKASNGERVNVEMKNKEEESVNGRRDLVFAAAAAAAAISFGKVAMADDEPQRGSPEAKKKYGPICVTMPTARICRK